The Fusarium musae strain F31 chromosome 10, whole genome shotgun sequence genome window below encodes:
- a CDS encoding hypothetical protein (CAZy:GH35), which translates to MKLLSLSTVGLLALTGLSIGQETKDVPIQDNGLTNIVEWDDHSYLINGERIFVFSGEFHYWRLPVPELWRDLLEKIKAAGFTAFSIYNSWGYHEATPGVLDFENGAHDFVSIMTLAKELGLYLLIRPGPYVNAEANAGGFPLWVTTGEYGKLRNDDPRYTKAWSKYWTEISKIIEPHLITNGGNVAMFQIENELGGQWKNDDKRILNEPTANYMQLLKESARKAGIDVPVFHNAPNTRTFSWSNDFERNATGNVDVTGVDSYPSCWSCNLDECTGTNGEYVPYNIQDYVTYFNKQSPRQPHFLPEFQGGSYNPWGGPEGGCPGDIGPDFANIFYRDLLAQQATAISLYMMYGGTNWGWFACPVVATSYDYSSPISENRAIWDKYYETKSLTLFTRVAHDLTKTNRVTNSTSLSTNDAILVSELRHEENDAAFYVARHDHSPSGTKETFKVHVMTSEGKLTIPQNEGAITINGHQSKVIPTDFHFGKKTLLYSTAEVLTYSIIDNKEVIVLWLPEGEQGEFTLEGHTELKHDKSLKGIKVKSGKKSVTVNYTQSKGLFTLNLKDGSTIVLADRKTAYKFWAPTLDNNPFAPVNKTVLVHGPYLVRHATIKNGQLNIQGDLDSSTKITVFGPESLKSIAWNGERVKVSSKEGHKYTINLKGPSKVTLPELDSWKYADSLPEIKTDYKTSSSAWVVADKKNTTNAVLAPDLKNPVLYVDEYKIHYGNHIYRATFPTTSSAPTGVYLNLTGGMAFGYSVWLNSDYIGSYLGEATTGHAGQEFSFKNATLSKKENVLVVLMDNSGHDLRDGALDPRGITNATLVGPAKGGYKFSEWKIAGHAGSVEGEVIDPIRGPLNEGGLYAERIGAHLPGFSDKKWKSYSSKQGTLVNPSAGVRAYRMTVDLDVPDGLDVGVSFKLTAPSNTTFAATKKGYSNQVRVLLFVNGYQYGRFNPYIGNQISFPVPPGVLNYNGENTIAVTVWSQSAQGGEVKVEWEVDYAHTSSFDVKFDSKYLRPDWTKERLQYA; encoded by the exons CTGCCTGT ACCCGAACTCTGGCGCGACTTGCTAGAGAAGATCAAAGCCGCCGGCTTCACAGCCTTCAGCATCTACAACAGCTGGGGCTACCACGAAGCGACCCCCGGCGTTCTCGACTTCGAAAATGGCGCCCACGATTTCGTGTCCATCATGACCCTTGCCAAGGAGCTCGGCCTCTACCTCCTGATCCGTCCTGGTCCCTACGTCAATGCCGAGGCTAACGCCGGAGGTTTTCCTCTGTGGGTCACGACCGGAGAGTACGGCAAGCTTCGAAACGATGATCCTAGATACACTAAGGCTTGGTCTAAGTATTGGACTGAGATTTCCAAGATTATTGAGCCGCATCTCATTACCAATGGTGGCAATGTTGCCATGTTTCAG ATTGAGAACGAGTTGGGCGGTCAGTGGAAGAATGACGACAAGAGAATATTGAACGAGCCTACCGCCAACTACATGCAACTTCTCAAGGAGTCCGCCAGAAAGGCCGGTATCGATGTTCCTGTATTCCACAACGCGCCCAACACT CGCACATTTTCTTGGTCCAACGATTTCGAGCGCAATGCAACTGGCAACGTCGATGTCACTGGTGTCGACAGCTACCCCTCCTGCTGGAGCTGCAACCTCGACGAGTGCACCGGCACCAACGGCGAATATGTCCCCTACAACATCCAAGACTATGTCACCTACTTCAACAAGCAATCTCCCCGTCAGCCTCACTTCTTGCCCGAGTTCCAGGGCGGTTCTTACAACCCATGGGGCGGTCCAGAGGGTGGTTGCCCTGGCGATATTGGTCCTGACTTTGCCAACATTTTCTACCGTGACTTGCTCGCACAGCAGGCCACCGCTATTTCTCTGTACATGATGTACGGCGGAACCAATTGGGGTTGGTTTGCTTGTCCTGTTGTTGCAACTAGCTACGATTACTCTTCGCCTATCTCTGAGAACCGTGCTATCTGGGATAAGTACTACGAGACCAAGTCGCTGACTCTTTTCACGCGGGTTGCGCATGATCTTACCAAAACCAATCGAGTTACCAACAGCACTTCTCTTTCCACGAACGATGCCATCTTGGTCTCCGAGCTCCGACATGAGGAGAATGATGCTGCCTTTTACGTTGCTAGACACGATCACTCACCTTCCGGCACCAAGGAGACCTTCAAGGTTCATGTCATGACCTCCGAGGGCAAGC TCACCATCCCCCAGAATGAAGGCGCAATCACTATCAACGGCCATCAATCCAAGGTTATCCCAACTGACTTCCACTTCGGCAAGAAGACACTCCTCTACTCGACCGCCGAAGTCCTCACTTActccatcatcgacaacaagGAGGTCATTGTCCTCTGGCTTCCTGAGGGCGAGCAAGGAGAGTTTACCCTGGAGGGACACACCGAGCTCAAGCATGACAAGTCTCTTAAGGGCATTAAGGTCAAGTCGGGCAAGAAGAGCGTTACTGTCAACTACACTCAGTCAAAGGGTCTCTTTACTCTCAACCTGAAGGATGGCTCCACCATTGTTCTGGCTGATCGAAAGACTGCTTACAAGTTCTGGGCGCCTACACTGGATAACAACCCTTTCGCACCCGTTAACAAGACAG TTCTGGTTCATGGCCCCTATCTCGTCCGCCACGCCACCATCAAGAACGGACAGCTCAACATTCAGGGCGATCTCGACAGTTCCACCAAAATTACCGTCTTTGGCCCCGAGTCTCTCAAGTCCATCGCTTGGAACGGTGAGAGGGTCAAGGTTTCGTCGAAGGAAGGCCACAAGTacaccatcaacctcaagggTCCTTCAAAGGTTACGTTGCCCGAGCTCGACTCCTGGAAATATGCCGACAGCTTGCCCGAGATCAAGACCGACTACAAGACCTCATCCTCGGCCTGGGTTG TTGCCGATAAGAAGAACACCACCAACGCGGTCCTCGCCCCCGATCTGAAGAACCCCGTGCTCTACGTCGACGAGTACAAGATCCACTACGGAAACCACATTTACAGGGCGACTTTCCCCACCACTAGTTCTGCCCCTACTGGCGTTTATCTGAACCTCACTGGTGGCATGGCCTTTGGCTATTCCGTCTGGTTGAACTCGGATTATATCGGATCTTATCTCGGCGAAGCCACCACTGGCCATGCGGGCCAAGAGTTCTCCTTCAAGAACGCCACTCTGTCCAAGAAGGAAAACGTTCTGGTTGTTCTGATGGATAACTCTGGCCACGATCTGCGTGACGGCGCTCTTGATCCTCGAGGTATCACCAACGCCACTCTTGTTGGCCCTGCCAAGGGCGGTTATAAGTTTTCTGAGTGGAAGATTGCTGGTCATGCTGGAAGCGTTGAGGGCGAGGTCATCGATCCCATCCGCGGCCCCCTCAATGAGGGTGGTCTCTACGCTGAGCGTATCGGTGCTCACTTGCCTGGTTTCTCCGACAAGAAGTGGAAGTCATACTCTTCCAAGCAGGGAACCCTCGTCAACCCTTCGGCTGGAGTCCGTGCCTATAGAATGACTGTGGATCTTGATGTTCCTGATGGCCTAGACGTTGGTGTCTCGTTCAAGCTTACGGCACCTTCCAACACGACCTTCGCCGCCACGAAGAAGGGCTACAGCAACCAAGTCAGAGTTCTTCTATTCGTCAACGGCTACCAGTACGGACGATTCAACCCTTACATCGGCAACCAAATCTCCTTCCCTGTCCCTCCTGGTGTTCTGAACTACAATGGAGAAAACACCATCGCCGTAACGGTTTGGAGTCAGAGTGCTCAAGGTGGCGAGGTCAAGGTTGAGTGGGAGGTTGACTATGCTCATACATCCAGCTTCGATGTCAAGTTTGACAGCAAGTATCTCCGCCCAGACTGGACCAAAGAGAGACTGCAGTATGCTTAG
- a CDS encoding hypothetical protein (EggNog:ENOG41), which translates to MQATAKLINAPRRTAAYDVPRAWKTLIAASSPVELIKNKFLKEARAEVIQEMKKAGRVVPKFSADGKIAVIRINSKAQIHALIAARQARLLFSRQLQVVMVANEGYARGFVNYSCRVPTCARGRDPPVNIPEILVQAAEEAEDDSLRERLGTRFGGGHKNASGGMIPQAAFEEFLEAIGVSGDEEPSPSPSPKKSPKGSAN; encoded by the exons ATGCAAGCGAC TGCAAAGCTTATCAATGCTCCTCGCCGAACCGCAGCCTACGATGTCCCCAGAGCCTGGAAAACATTGATCGCGGCCTCATCACCAGTAGAGCTTATTAAGAATAAGTTCTTGAAGGAAGCAAGGGCCGAAGTAATacaagagatgaagaaggccggTCGCGTGGTGCCCAAGTTTTCTGCTGATGGAAAAATCGCAGTGATTCGCATCAACTCGAAAGCACAGATTCATGCCCTCATTGCAGCACGCCAGGCTCGCCTATTGTTTTCGAGGCAGCTCCAAGTCGTGATGGTAGCGAATGAAGGCTACGCGAGAGGCTTTGTCAACTATTCGTGTCGCGTTCCAACGTGCGCCAGGGGCAGAGATCCTCCTGTCAACATCCCAGAAATTCTTGTtcaagcagcagaagaagcagaagacgaTTCGTTGAGAGAGCGATTGGGAACTAGGTTCGGTGGTGGTCACAAGAACGCAAGCGGCGGAATGATTCCCCAAGCTGCATTCGAAGAATTCCTGGAGGCCATCGGAGTCTCAGGCGATGAAGAGCCATCGCCTTCGCCTTCGCCGAAGAAATCACCCAAGGGTTCTGCAAATTAG